From the genome of Anaerohalosphaeraceae bacterium, one region includes:
- a CDS encoding sigma-70 family RNA polymerase sigma factor yields the protein MDKKDQVKPDEFLNLLMQKQMRIYAFILSVVRNFEDADDILQETVHTMWQKYEECRPIEDFVAWGIQVAYYKILEYRKKKDRTVHVDLNSGLFDQVMAASRTLDKEGEEVLEKLKRCLKQLSPRSRRFIELRYYQDLKPKQIAVLLGLSVVNVYKILSRIHSQLVQCVRLQA from the coding sequence GTGGACAAAAAAGACCAGGTAAAGCCGGATGAATTTCTGAACCTGCTGATGCAGAAGCAGATGCGGATATACGCCTTTATTTTGAGTGTGGTCCGCAATTTTGAAGACGCTGACGACATCCTGCAGGAGACGGTTCATACGATGTGGCAGAAGTACGAAGAGTGCCGTCCGATTGAGGATTTCGTGGCCTGGGGAATTCAGGTGGCCTATTATAAGATTCTTGAATACCGCAAGAAGAAAGACCGGACAGTGCATGTGGATTTGAACAGCGGTCTTTTTGACCAGGTGATGGCGGCCAGTCGGACGCTGGATAAAGAAGGCGAAGAAGTGCTGGAGAAACTCAAGCGGTGTCTAAAGCAGCTCAGTCCTCGCAGTCGGCGGTTTATTGAACTTCGCTATTATCAGGACCTCAAGCCCAAGCAGATTGCGGTGCTGTTGGGGCTTTCGGTTGTCAATGTGTATAAGATTTTAAGCCGGATTCACAGCCAACTGGTGCAGTGTGTCCGGCTGCAGGCGTAA
- a CDS encoding 6-phosphofructokinase, with translation MANAVVSQSGGPTGVINASLVGVITEAIKHKEIDNLYGAVHAVSGIVKEDFIDLKKLSVETLRRLALSPSSALGSSRDKPDEEYCKKILDVFRKYDVEYFYYIGGNDSANTCYIINNMAEKVGYQFRAFHVPKTVDNDLLVTDHCPGYGTAAKFVACALIGDDLDNRALPGIKIDVIMGRHAGFLTAASVLGKQRDDDGPHLVYVPERPITMDKFLADVEAVYKKLGRCVVAVSEGICDTDHVTWTEKIAQTGEKDAHGNVQLSGTGALADYLAAQVKTKLKVKRVRADTFGYLQRSFAGLQSEVDRQEAEMCGRMAVQYSMKYDNGSVAMKRTGNGKNYGVEYFPTELANVAEKTKSLPDEFINPEGNGITQAFVEYALPLVGQLPQTEYLGNYPRIKKK, from the coding sequence ATGGCGAACGCGGTAGTCAGTCAATCCGGCGGCCCTACGGGGGTTATCAACGCCTCGCTGGTCGGCGTGATTACGGAAGCAATCAAGCACAAAGAAATCGACAATCTTTATGGTGCGGTCCACGCCGTCTCCGGCATTGTAAAAGAAGACTTTATCGACCTGAAAAAGCTGTCTGTGGAAACCCTCCGACGTCTGGCCCTGTCGCCTTCCTCAGCCCTCGGCTCCAGCCGCGACAAGCCGGATGAGGAATACTGCAAAAAAATCCTCGATGTATTCCGCAAATACGATGTGGAATATTTCTACTACATCGGCGGCAACGATTCCGCCAACACCTGCTACATCATCAATAATATGGCCGAAAAGGTCGGCTATCAGTTCCGGGCCTTCCACGTCCCGAAAACCGTGGACAATGACCTGCTGGTGACCGACCACTGCCCGGGCTACGGCACCGCCGCCAAGTTTGTCGCCTGCGCCCTGATCGGCGATGACCTCGACAACCGCGCTCTGCCGGGCATCAAAATCGATGTCATCATGGGCCGGCACGCCGGCTTCCTGACGGCCGCCTCCGTACTCGGCAAGCAGCGGGATGACGATGGTCCGCATCTGGTTTATGTGCCCGAACGGCCGATTACGATGGACAAGTTCCTGGCGGATGTCGAGGCCGTCTATAAGAAGCTGGGCCGTTGCGTCGTGGCTGTCAGCGAAGGCATCTGCGATACCGATCACGTCACCTGGACGGAAAAAATCGCCCAGACCGGCGAAAAAGACGCCCACGGCAACGTGCAGCTGTCCGGCACGGGCGCCTTGGCCGACTACCTGGCCGCTCAGGTAAAAACCAAACTGAAAGTCAAACGCGTCCGCGCCGACACCTTCGGATATCTGCAGCGCAGCTTTGCGGGCCTGCAGTCCGAAGTGGACCGGCAGGAAGCCGAAATGTGCGGGCGGATGGCCGTGCAGTACTCGATGAAGTACGACAACGGCTCCGTGGCGATGAAGCGAACCGGAAACGGCAAAAACTACGGTGTGGAATACTTCCCCACCGAGCTGGCCAACGTGGCTGAAAAGACCAAATCCCTGCCCGATGAGTTTATCAATCCGGAAGGCAACGGGATTACGCAGGCCTTTGTCGAATACGCCCTGCCG